The Saccharomyces cerevisiae S288C chromosome VII, complete sequence genome includes a region encoding these proteins:
- the CKB1 gene encoding casein kinase 2 regulatory subunit CKB1 (Beta regulatory subunit of casein kinase 2 (CK2); a Ser/Thr protein kinase with roles in cell growth and proliferation; CK2, comprised of CKA1, CKA2, CKB1 and CKB2, has many substrates including transcription factors and all RNA polymerases), protein MSQEFVEDYSRTGSSDDEDSGAYDEWIPSFCSRFGHEYFCQVPTEFIEDDFNMTSLSQEVPHYRKALDLILDLEAMSDEEEDEDDVVEEDEVDQEMQSNDGHDEGKRRNKSPVVNKSIIEHAAEQLYGLIHARFILTKPGLQAMAEKFDHKEFGTCPRYYCNGMQLLPCGLSDTVGKHTVRLYCPSCQDLYLPQSSRFLCLEGAFWGTSFPGVFLKHFKELEEYVERKSKESYELKVFGFRINDEAVSGPRMKWLRQYPSTEEDWEEFAKCEFETPAV, encoded by the coding sequence ATGTCGCAAGAGTTTGTGGAAGACTATTCACGTACAGGGTCCTCAGACGACGAGGATAGTGGAGCTTATGACGAGTGGATTCCATCGTTCTGTTCCAGATTTGGTCACGAGTACTTCTGCCAAGTCCCGACAGAGTTTATCGAGGATGATTTCAATATGACCTCGTTATCCCAAGAGGTACCCCACTACCGGAAAGCTCTGGATTTGATATTGGATTTGGAGGCTATgagtgatgaagaagaggacGAAGACGACGTGGTGGAAGAAGACGAAGTGGATCAAGAGATGCAGAGTAATGACGGTCATGATGAAGGCAAAAGGAGAAACAAGTCGCCAGTGGTGAACAAGAGTATTATCGAGCACGCAGCAGAACAGTTATACGGATTGATACATGCAAGATTTATTCTGACCAAGCCAGGCCTGCAAGCAATGGCTGAAAAATTCGACCACAAGGAATTTGGAACGTGCCCCCGTTACTATTGTAATGGCATGCAGTTGCTGCCTTGTGGGTTGAGCGATACAGTTGGGAAACACACCGTAAGGTTGTACTGTCCCAGTTGTCAGGACTTGTATCTTCCCCAATCATCTAGATTCCTGTGCTTAGAAGGTGCATTTTGGGGGACAAGCTTCCCTGGTGTGTTCTTGAAacatttcaaagaattggaaGAGTATGtggaaaggaaaagtaaAGAGTCCTACGAGTTGAAAGTTTTTGGGTTCAGGATAAATGATGAGGCAGTATCTGGTCCTAGAATGAAGTGGTTGAGACAATATCCATCCACGGAGGAGGACTGGGAAGAATTTGCCAAATGCGAGTTCGAGACACCGGCGGTTTAA
- the JAC1 gene encoding J-type chaperone JAC1 (Specialized J-protein that functions in Fe-S cluster biogenesis; functions with Hsp70 in Fe-S cluster biogenesis in mitochondria; involved in iron metabolism; contains a J domain typical to J-type chaperones; localizes to the mitochondrial matrix): MLKYLVQRRFTSTFYELFPKTFPKKLPIWTIDQSRLRKEYRQLQAQHHPDMAQQGSEQSSTLNQAYHTLKDPLRRSQYMLKLLRNIDLTQEQTSNEVTTSDPQLLLKVLDIHDELSQMDDEAGVKLLEKQNKERIQDIEAQLGQCYNDKDYAAAVKLTVELKYWYNLAKAFKDWAPGKQLEMNH, translated from the coding sequence ATGTTGAAATACTTGGTTCAACGAAGATTCACTTCTACATTTTACGAGCTGTTCCCAAAGACCTTCCCCAAAAAGCTACCCATTTGGACTATCGATCAATCCAGATTAAGGAAGGAGTATAGGCAATTACAAGCACAGCACCATCCAGACATGGCCCAACAAGGTAGTGAACAGTCATCAACTCTTAATCAAGCTTACCATACTCTCAAAGATCCCCTTAGAAGGTCACAATATATGCTAAAACTCTTGCGCAATATCGATTTGACGCAAGAACAGACCTCAAATGAAGTAACTACCAGTGATCCACAGTTACTATTGAAAGTTCTAGACATCCATGATGAATTATCCCAGATGGACGACGAAGCTGGTGTGAAGCTGCTTGAAAAGCAAAACAAGGAAAGAATTCAAGATATTGAAGCCCAGTTGGGACAATGCTACAATGACAAGGATTACGCCGCCGCAGTGAAGTTGACCGTGGAGCTAAAGTACTGGTACAACTTGGCCAAGGCATTCAAAGACTGGGCTCCAGGAAAACAATTGGAAATGAATCACTAA
- the ATE1 gene encoding arginyltransferase (Arginyl-tRNA-protein transferase; catalyzes post-translational conjugation of arginine to the amino termini of acceptor proteins which are then subject to degradation via the N-end rule pathway; may have a role in regulating stress response) — MSDRFVIWAPSMHNEPAAKCGYCHGNKGGNMDQLFALDSWAHRYMNKMDVVKIENCTIGSFVEHMDVATYDRMCNMGFRRSGKFLYKVDPLRNCCRLYTIRTAPQELNMTKELKKCISRFATRITSEDYCPAAVASSDFVGKIVNAEMNSKTFYTRFEPALYSEEKYHLFVKYQEKVHQDYNNSPKSFKRFLCDTPFGPEAVLGTQESWEQLNNWQRMKPGEKLKHMGPVHECYYYEGKLIAITVSDILPSGISSVYFIWDPDYSKWSLGKLSALRDLAIIQRTNLQYYYLGYYIEDCPKMNYKANYGAEVLDVCHSKYIPLKPIQDMISRGKLFVIGEEETKVTKELYLVDSETGRGEGFPTDNVVKYKNIAEEIYGVGGCAFKSANESALELKELYGIPYEEEDLDTIYHLKEHNGHAPNGIPNVVPGLLPLWELLDIMQSGKITDLEGRLFLFEIETEGIRPLINFYSEPPNVKKRICDVIRLFGFETCMKAVILYSEQM, encoded by the coding sequence ATGTCCGATAGATTCGTTATTTGGGCTCCCTCGATGCACAATGAACCTGCCGCAAAGTGTGGGTATTGTCACGGTAATAAGGGGGGCAACATGGATCAGTTGTTCGCATTGGATTCGTGGGCTCATCGTTATATGAACAAAATGGACGTTGTAAAGATTGAAAACTGCACAATTGGCTCTTTCGTGGAACATATGGATGTAGCCACGTATGATCGCATGTGTAATATGGGATTTAGAAGGTCTGGTAAGTTTCTTTATAAAGTGGACCCGTTGAGGAATTGTTGTAGGTTATACACCATTCGAACTGCCCCTCAAGAATTGAATATGACAaaggaattgaaaaaatgcatcAGCCGCTTTGCTACTAGAATAACAAGTGAGGACTACTGCCCAGCCGCTGTTGCAAGCAGTGATTTTGTGGGCAAAATTGTTAATGCAGAGATGAATTCTAAAACATTCTATACCCGATTTGAGCCTGCACTTTATAGTGAAGAAAAGTATCACTTATTTGTCAAATATCAGGAAAAAGTGCATCAAGACTACAATAATTCGCCGAAGTCCTTTAAGCGATTCCTATGTGATACGCCCTTTGGCCCTGAAGCGGTGTTGGGGACACAAGAATCATGGGAGCAGTTAAACAATTGGCAGCGAATGAAGCCAGGCGAGAAACTGAAGCATATGGGTCCTGTGCACGAATGCTACTACTATGAGGGTAAATTAATTGCCATCACTGTGTCAGATATCTTGCCCAGTGGTATATCTTCGgtatattttatttggGATCCAGACTACAGTAAATGGTCCCTAGGGAAGCTCAGTGCTTTGCGCGATCTTGCCATCATTCAAAGGACAAATCTGCAATACTATTACCTGGGGTACTATATTGAGGACTGTCCGAAGATGAATTATAAAGCAAACTATGGTGCGGAAGTACTGGATGTGTGTCACAGTAAATATATCCCATTGAAACCCATTCAGGATATGATTTCTAGGGGCAAACTCTTTGTCATAGGTGAAGAAGAGACGAAAGTTACTAAGGAGCTCTACCTCGTTGACTCTGAAACCGGAAGAGGGGAGGGATTTCCCACTGATAATGTTGTCAAGTACAAGAATATTGCTGAGGAAATATACGGTGTGGGAGGGTGTGCGTTTAAATCTGCAAATGAATCTGCATTGGAATTGAAAGAACTTTACGGTATACCGTACGAAGAGGAAGATTTAGATACCATCTACCATTTGAAAGAACACAATGGCCATGCTCCAAATGGTATTCCTAATGTGGTGCCGGGATTACTCCCGCTATGGGAATTGCTGGACATTATGCAATCTGGCAAGATCACTGACCTGGAGGGAAGACTATTTCTCTTCGAAATCGAAACGGAGGGGATTCGACCATTAATTAACTTTTATAGCGAACCTCCGAATGTCAAGAAACGTATTTGTGACGTGATACGGTTATTTGGCTTCGAAACTTGTATGAAAGCCGTCATTTTATATAGTGAGCAAATGTGA
- the KAP122 gene encoding Kap122p (Karyopherin beta; bidirectional nuclear transport receptor (biportin) that shuttles distinct sets of cargoes in opposite directions; responsible for import of Toa1p-Toa2p complex into nucleus; depletes eIF5A and eEF2 from cell nuclei; binds to nucleoporins Nup1p and Nup2p; may play a role in regulation of pleiotropic drug resistance), producing the protein MSSIHEVVALIEELYSPHPKHDVNQIQQSLQSIQKSEQGFHLANELLSDDKYSANVKYFGALTLTVQLNTRGENDYETLWNVFRSNLLYLTKFSTLYVSNPNMYGQSLIIIKKLMSNLSLIFTKINDPQLNNAGNENMIKQWNNPINTFIQLMSVQNQNINADQLLLDSINCSLTYEQLSQFVSLSQKHNELALTFTEVIVEDLTKFQTKRHSMSQIHEVVHEHLYISTMALINLNLTAQAVFNPTVFDCITAWINYISLTRSVSSSGRMDLSEIFQNLIDLMYQSTEGSDGYENAEKILTIFGNVFANDPLLMSYDLRQQIECIFLGVVRPDSGITDISNKNSWMLQYMNYLVTNDFFSELKELAICIVDFLQINTLSVCNKLFTNIQAADNGQVQDEYIQEYIKVLLQMTNFPLTPVLQEFFSVRMVDFWLDLSDAYTNLASETLRPNSIELSTQIFQQLINIYLPKISLSVKQRIIEEEGESTSVNEFEDFRNAVSDLAQSLWSILGNDNLTNVLIDGMGQMPAASDETLIIKDTDVLFRIETMCFVLNTILVDMTLSESPWIKNIVDANKFFNQNVISVFQTGFQTSASTKVSQILKLDFVRTSTTLIGTLAGYFKQEPFQLNPYVEALFQGLHTCTNFTSKNEQEKISNDKLEVMVIKTVSTLCETCREELTPYLMHFISFLNTVIMPDSNVSHFTRTKLVRSIGYVVQCQVSNGPEEQAKYILQLTNLLSGSIEHCLASSVQLQEQQDYINCLLYCISELATSLIQPTEIIENDALLQRLSEFQSFWSSDPLQIRSKIMCTIDKVLDNSIYCKNSAFVEIGCLIVGKGLNLPDGEPYFLKYNMSEVMNFVLRHVPNCELATCLPYFVYLLEKLISEFRKELTPQEFDFMFEKILLVYYDAYIINDPDLLQMTIGFVNNVLDVKPGLAIGSKHWTSFILPQFLKLIPSREKFTIVAVAKFWTKLINNKKYNQEELTTVRQQVSSIGGDLVYQIMYGLFHTQRSDLNSYTDLLRALVAKFPIEAREWLVAVLPQICNNPAGHEKFINKLLITRGSRAAGNVILQWWLDCTTLPNYQG; encoded by the coding sequence ATGAGCTCCATTCACGAGGTTGTGGCTCTTATTGAAGAGCTGTACTCTCCTCATCCGAAACATGATGTTAATCAGATTCAACAGAGTTTACAGTCAATCCAGAAATCAGAGCAAGGCTTCCACCTAGCTAATGAGCTTTTATCTGATGACAAGTACTCTGCGAATGTCAAGTACTTTGGTGCACTGACTTTAACTGTGCAACTAAATACGCGGGGTGAAAACGATTATGAAACCCTATGGAATGTTTTCAGGTCAAATTTATTGTACTTGACGAAATTCAGTACATTGTACGTTTCCAATCCTAATATGTACGGGCAATCTCTAATCATAATTAAAAAGTTAATGTCAAACTTGTCATTGATCTTCACTAAAATCAACGATCCGCAGCTTAATAACGctggaaatgaaaatatgatTAAGCAATGGAACAATCCCATAAATACGTTTATTCAACTTATGTCggttcaaaatcaaaacatTAATGCAGACCAACTGTTGCTTGACTCAATCAACTGCTCCTTAACATACGAGCAACTGTCTCAATTTGTTAGCCTATCTCAGAAACATAATGAACTGGCATTGACGTTTACAGAAGTTATTGTGGAAGATTTGACGAAGTTCCAAACAAAGAGGCATTCAATGTCTCAAATCCACGAAGTAGTCCATGAGcatttatatatttcaaCTATGGCTTTGATCAACTTGAACTTAACTGCACAAGCTGTCTTCAATCCTACCGTATTTGATTGTATTACTGCTTGGATTAATTATATCTCATTAACCAGAAGCGTATCTTCAAGTGGTAGAATGGATTTGTcggaaatttttcaaaacctGATTGACTTGATGTATCAGTCTACAGAAGGATCGGACGGTTATGAGAATGCGGAAAAGATCCTAACAATATTTGGTAATGTTTTTGCTAATGATCCATTATTAATGAGTTACGATTTGAGACAACAAATCGAGTGTATTTTCTTAGGTGTAGTAAGGCCTGATTCTGGCATAACCGACATATCTAACAAAAATTCTTGGATGCTACAATATATGAATTATTTAGTTAccaatgattttttttccgaATTGAAGGAATTGGCCATTTGTATTGTGGATTTCTTGCAAATTAACACGTTAAGTGTTTGTAATAAATTATTTACTAACATTCAAGCAGCTGATAATGGTCAAGTTCAAGATGAATATATTCAGGAATACATCAAAGTCCTTTTGCAAATGACCAATTTCCCTTTAACTCCTGTCTTACAAGAGTTCTTTTCTGTTAGAATGGTTGATTTTTGGTTGGATTTATCGGATGCTTACACTAATTTGGCTAGCGAAACTTTGAGGCCAAATTCTATTGAGCTGTCTAcacaaatttttcagcagTTGAtcaatatttatttacccaaaatttctttgagtgtgaaacaaagaataattgaagaagagggTGAGAGCACTTCTGTGAAcgaatttgaagattttaGAAACGCTGTCAGTGACCTTGCTCAATCTCTCTGGTCTATTTTGGGAAACGATAATTTAACAAATGTGCTAATTGATGGTATGGGCCAAATGCCTGCTGCGAGTGATGAGACTCTCATCATCAAGGATACTGATGTTTTGTTTCGAATTGAAACGATgtgttttgttttgaatACTATATTGGTTGATATGACTCTATCAGAAAGCCCATGGATTAAAAATATCGTTGATGCCaacaaattcttcaacCAAAATGTCATATCCGTCTTCCAAACTGGTTTCCAAACTAGTGCCAGTACAAAAGTCAgtcaaattttgaaacttgACTTCGTAAGAACAAGTACAACTTTAATCGGCACTTTGGCTGGTTATTTTAAACAGGAACCTTTTCAATTAAACCCATACGTGGAAGCTTTATTTCAAGGTTTGCACACTTGCACCAATTTTACTAGTAAAAacgaacaagaaaaaatttcgaaCGATAAACTTGAAGTTATGGTTATCAAGACTGTTTCAACATTATGTGAGACATGCCGTGAGGAGTTGACTCCATATTTGATGCATTTTATAAGCTTTTTAAACACAGTCATTATGCCAGACTCCAATGTTTCACATTTCACTAGAACTAAATTGGTTAGATCTATAGGTTATGTCGTTCAATGTCAAGTCTCCAACGGTCCAGAGGAGCAAGCtaaatatattttacaATTGACGAACCTATTGAGCGGCTCAATAGAGCATTGTTTGGCTTCATCGGTACAGTTACAAGAACAACAAGATTATATTAATTGTCTATTATACTGTATATCTGAGCTAGCAACAAGTTTGATCCAACCTACTGAAATCATCGAAAATGATGCATTACTACAAAGGTTATCTGAGTTTCAAAGTTTCTGGTCCAGCGATCCCTTACAAATCCGATCGAAAATTATGTGCACCATTGATAAGGTCTTGGATAATTCAATATATTGTAAAAACTCCGCCTTTGTGGAGATCGGTTGTTTGATTGTTGGTAAAGGATTAAATCTGCCCGACGGGGAACCGTACTTCCTCAAGTACAATATGTCTGAAGTTAtgaattttgttttgcGGCATGTCCCCAACTGTGAGCTTGCTACTTGCTTGCcttattttgtttatttattaGAAAAGCTTATTTCAGAGTTCAGGAAGGAACTAACACCACAAGAATTTGATTTCATGTTTGAAAAGATCCTTCTAGTCTATTATGATGcatatattatcaatgaTCCGGACCTTTTACAAATGACAATAGGTTTTGTTAATAACGTTTTGGACGTGAAGCCAGGCTTAGCTATTGGCAGTAAACATTGGACATCATTTATTTTACctcaatttttaaaattaataCCTTCAAGAGAAAAGTTCACAATTGTTGCGGTGGCAAAATTTTGGACTAAGTTGATCAATAATAAGAAATACAACCAAGAAGAACTCACAACTGTTAGGCAACAAGTTTCCTCTATAGGAGGAGACCTTGTGTACCAAATTATGTATGGCTTATTCCACACACAAAGGTCCGATCTGAATAGTTACACAGATCTGCTAAGAGCTTTGGTAGCCAAGTTTCCAATTGAAGCAAGAGAGTGGCTCGTTGCTGTTTTGCCCCAAATATGTAACAATCCTGCAGGtcatgaaaaatttattaataaattaCTTATTACGAGAGGAAGCAGAGCAGCTGGAAATGTTATTTTGCAGTGGTGGTTGGATTGTACCACACTTCCAAATTACCAAGGATGA
- the BIL2 gene encoding Bil2p (Formin inhibitor; inhibits Bnr1p-mediated actin filament nucleation but not elongation during vegetative growth; performs distinct but overlapping roles with Hof1p to control actin cable assembly and polarized secretion; spatially focuses Bni1p at mating projection tips, and with Bud6p organizes Bni1p into clusters that nucleate actin assembly during mating projection formation; bnr1 bil2 double mutants are inviable; localizes to the cytosol, secretory vesicles and sites of polarized growth): MEDTIRPLNYADIETSGPINLLETTNNLKSSLKKFSQKAKGSHISRERIHHFRKWKNKTESLSENHLKPPPDVDSLCFSNCFQPDALSGNVFLPPRSSNMYWNEKQLQLEMEILKFLSLNTSNECCTSDD; encoded by the coding sequence ATGGAAGACACGATACGTCCATTAAATTACGCAGATATCGAGACCAGCGGGCCCATAAACCTTCTTGAGACAACTAATAACCTAAAAAGCTCGttaaaaaagttttcacAAAAGGCAAAGGGATCACACATTTCCAGAGAAAGGATTCACCATTTtagaaaatggaaaaataaGACCGAATCACTTTCAGAAAACCATTTGAAGCCTCCTCCTGACGTCGACTCTCTATGTTTCAGTAACTGCTTTCAACCTGACGCCCTGTCTGGAAATGTATTTTTACCCCCCAGAAGCTCAAACATGTATTGGAATGAAAAGCAATTACAATTAGAAATGGAAattctaaaatttttatcacTAAATACTAGCAATGAATGCTGCACTTCTGATGATTAG
- the PUF4 gene encoding Puf4p (Member of the PUF protein family; PUF family is defined by the presence of Pumilio homology domains that confer RNA binding activity; preferentially binds mRNAs encoding nucleolar ribosomal RNA-processing factors), with protein MSTKGLKEEIDDVPSVDPVVSETVNSALEQLQLDDPEENATSNAFANKVSQDSQFANGPPSQMFPHPQMMGGMGFMPYSQMMQVPHNPCPFFPPPDFNDPTAPLSSSPLNAGGPPMLFKNDSLPFQMLSSGAAVATQGGQNLNPLINDNSMKVLPIASADPLWTHSNVPGSASVAIEETTATLQESLPSKGRESNNKASSFRRQTFHALSPTDLINAANNVTLSKDFQSDMQNFSKAKKPSVGANNTAKTRTQSISFDNTPSSTSFIPPTNSVSEKLSDFKIETSKEDLINKTAPAKKESPTTYGAAYPYGGPLLQPNPIMPGHPHNISSPIYGIRSPFPNSYEMGAQFQPFSPILNPTSHSLNANSPIPLTQSPIHLAPVLNPSSNSVAFSDMKNDGGKPTTDNDKAGPNVRMDLINPNLGPSMQPFHILPPQQNTPPPPWLYSTPPPFNAMVPPHLLAQNHMPLMNSANNKHHGRNNNSMSSHNDNDNIGNSNYNNKDTGRSNVGKMKNMKNSYHGYYNNNNNNNNNNNNNNNSNATNSNSAEKQRKIEESSRFADAVLDQYIGSIHSLCKDQHGCRFLQKQLDILGSKAADAIFEETKDYTVELMTDSFGNYLIQKLLEEVTTEQRIVLTKISSPHFVEISLNPHGTRALQKLIECIKTDEEAQIVVDSLRPYTVQLSKDLNGNHVIQKCLQRLKPENFQFIFDAISDSCIDIATHRHGCCVLQRCLDHGTTEQCDNLCDKLLALVDKLTLDPFGNYVVQYIITKEAEKNKYDYTHKIVHLLKPRAIELSIHKFGSNVIEKILKTAIVSEPMILEILNNGGETGIQSLLNDSYGNYVLQTALDISHKQNDYLYKRLSEIVAPLLVGPIRNTPHGKRIIGMLHLDS; from the coding sequence ATGTCTACAAAAGgtttgaaagaagaaatcgaTGATGTACCATCAGTAGACCCTGTCGTTTCAGAAACAGTCAATTCTGCTTTAGAGCAGTTGCAACTAGATGATCCAGAGGAAAACGCCACCTCTAATGCATTTGCGAATAAAGTTTCTCAAGATTCTCAATTCGCTAATGGCCCTCCGTCGCAAATGTTTCCACATCCACAAATGATGGGTGGAATGGGCTTCATGCCCTACTCTCAAATGATGCAGGTTCCTCATAATCCTTGTCCATTTTTTCCGCCCCCTGATTTTAATGATCCAACAGCACCATTGAGTAGCTCGCCCTTGAATGCAGGCGGTCCACCAATGTTATTCAAGAATGACTCACTTCCATTTCAAATGCTGTCTTCGGGTGCTGCGGTAGCAACTCAAGGTGGACAAAATCTAAACCCATTGATAAATGACAATTCAATGAAGGTATTGCCAATCGCATCGGCTGATCCGTTATGGACTCATTCAAACGTACCAGGATCAGCATCTGTAGCCATTGAAGAAACCACCGCTACTCTACAAGAAAGCCTACCATCTAAGGGCAGGGAGTCTAATAATAAGGCTAGTTCGTTCAGAAGACAAACTTTTCATGCTTTATCACCAACTGACCTTATCAATGCGGCCAACAATGTAACCTTGTCAAAGGACTTCCAATCTGACATGCAGAATTTTTCTAAGGCTAAGAAACCGTCTGTAGGAGCTAACAATACTGCAAAAACCAGAACTCAATCCATATCTTTTGATAATACTCCCTCCTCAACGTCATTTATACCCCCAACCAATAGTGTTTCTGAGAAATTATCCGATTTCAAAATAGAAACCTCGAAGGAGGATTTGATTAATAAAACTGCACCAGCTAAAAAAGAGAGTCCTACAACTTATGGTGCAGCATATCCATATGGGGGACCTTTACTTCAACCAAATCCTATTATGCCAGGCCACCCACATAATATATCCTCCCCTATCTATGGTATTAGATCACCTTTTCCTAATTCTTATGAAATGGGCGCGCAATTTCAACCTTTCTCTCCGATTTTAAATCCTACGAGTCATTCACTAAATGCAAATTCTCCAATTCCTCTAACCCAATCGCCAATTCATCTTGCACCAGTTTTAAACCCTAGTTCAAATTCTGTTGCCTTTTCAGATATGAAGAATGATGGTGGTAAGCCCACCACCGATAACGACAAGGCGGGTCCAAATGTTAGGATGGATTTAATAAATCCTAATCTTGGGCCATCAATGCAACCTTTCCACATATTACCTCCCCAGCAAAACACCCCCCCTCCTCCCTGGCTTTATAGCACTCCACCTCCCTTCAACGCAATGGTTCCGCCTCATTTGTTGGCTCAAAATCATATGCCGTTAATGAATAGCGCCAATAATAAACATCATGGTCGTAATAACAATAGCATGTCAAGTCATAATGACAATGACAACATTGGTAATTCTAATTACAACAATAAAGACACAGGTCGTTCTAACGTTGgtaaaatgaaaaatatgaaaaacaGTTATCATGGCTACtataataacaataataataataataataataacaataataataataacagtaATGCTACCAACAGCAACAGCGCGGAAAAACAACGTAAAATTGAGGAGTCGTCGAGATTTGCGGACGCAGTTTTAGACCAATATATCGGAAGTATTCACTCATTGTGTAAAGACCAACATGGTTGTCGTTTTCTGCAAAAGCAGTTGGATATTCTCGGCAGTAAGGCGGCGGACgcaatttttgaagaaactaAGGATTATACGGTTGAATTGATGACTGATTCATTCGGTAATTATTTGATCCAGAAGCTATTGGAAGAGGTTACCACAGAACAAAGAATCGTACTCACAAAAATATCTTCCCCTCATTTTGTCGAAATTTCCTTAAACCCTCATGGTACTAGGGCATTACAAAAACTCATTGAATGCATCAAAACAGATGAAGAAGCACAGATTGTTGTTGATTCTTTACGCCCTTATACTGTCCAGTTGAGTAAGGATTTAAATGGTAATCATgttattcaaaaatgttTGCAAAGGTTGAAGCCTGAAAACTTCCAGTTTATCTTTGACGCAATCTCTGATAGCTGTATTGATATTGCTACTCATAGACACGGGTGTTGCGTTTTGCAACGTTGTCTAGATCATGGGACTACAGAACAATGTGACAATCTGTGTGATAAGTTGCTAGCCCTTGTTGATAAATTAACTTTGGATCCATTTGGCAACTATGTGGTGCAATATATAATTACCAAAGAGGCTGAGAAGAACAAATATGATTATACGCATAAAATTGTCCACCTGTTGAAACCAAGAGCCATCGAACTTTCTATCCATAAATTTGGATCAAATgtgattgaaaaaatcttgaagaCAGCTATTGTTTCGGAGCCAATGATTctggaaattttaaataatGGTGGCGAGACGGGTATTCAATCATTGTTGAATGATAGCTACGGAAATTACGTTTTACAGACAGCATTAGACATTTCTCATAAGCAAAATGACTATCTCTATAAAAGACTATCAGAGATTGTGGCGCCTTTACTGGTGGGCCCCATAAGAAATACACCTCATGGTAAAAGAATCATCGGAATGTTACATTTAGATTCATAG